GGAAGCCCATCACCGCCATGTTGAAGACGCCGGCGTCGCCGCCGTCGTAGTCCTCGGCGCCGAGCGCCAGGATCCGGTCGACCGGTACGCCCGGGGTGGGCGAGCTGCCCCCGAAGTACTGCTCGACGAGCTCGCGCGGGAAGCGGTCGATGCCGGCGGGCACCGGGGTGTGGGTGGTGAAGACCGTGCCGGCGCGGGAGACCTCGAGGGCGGTGTCGAAGTCGACGTGCGGGCCGTCCTCGCCGACGGTGAGCTCGCGGATCCGCTCGATGCCGAGGAACCCGGCGTGGCCCTCGTTGGCGTGGAAGACCTCGGGCGCCGGCGCGCCGGTGATCCGCGACCAGGCGCGGAGCGCGCGGACGCCGCCGATGCCGAGCAGCAGCTCCTGGCGCAGCCGGTGCTCGGAGTTGCCGCCGTAGAGCCGGTCGGTCACGTCGCGGTAGTGGGCGCTGTTCTCCTCGATGTCGGTGTCGAGCAGCAGCAGCGGCACCCGGCCGACCTGCGCGACGAGGATCCGGGCGACGAGGTCGGGGCCGTCAGGCAGCGCGAGCGAGATGGTCGCGCGGGTGCCGTCGGCCTCACGGAGGACGGTCAGCGGCAGCTCGTCGGGGTCGAGGACCGGGTAGCTCTCCTGCTGCCAGCCGTCGCGGTCGAGCGCCTGCTTGAAGTAGCCGTGGCGGTAGAACAGGCCCACGCCCACCAGCGGGATGCCGAGGTCGGACGACGCCTTGAGGTGGTCGCCGGCGAGGATGCCGAGGCCGCCGGAGTACTGCGGCAGCACCGACGTGATGCCGAACTCGGAGGAGAAGTACGCGATCGCGCGCGGCGCGTCCTCGCCGGCCTTGCGGGCGTACCAGCGGTCCTCGCCGAGGTAGCGCTGCAGGTCGGCGTGCGCCGCGTCGAGGCGCTGGCGGAACTCGCCGTCCTCGACGAGCTCGTCGAGCCGCTCGCGGCCGACGGCCCCCAGAAAGCGGACCGGGTCGCCGGCCACCTCGCGCCACAGCGCCGGGTCGACGGACGCGAAGACGTCCTGGGTCGGCGGGTGCCACGACCAGCGCAGGTTGCCGGCCAGGACGGACAGCGCCCCCAGCGGCTCGGGCAGGACGGGACGGACGGTGAATCGACGGATCGCTCGCACGGTCCCGCACGCTAGGGCATTTCTTGGATCGATCCAAGACCCACCCTCCCGGGCGGGTCGGTCCACCGCTCCGCAGGGTGAGACCGAGCGTGCCCCGGGTTGCGCCCATGACCATGGGTTCGCAAGTGTGGGGCCATGGTTGGACGCATTCCCGTGATGGACGTCTCCCCCGTCGTCGACCTCGGCCGGCAGGCCGCCAAGGCCACGGTCGGCGAGCCGATGCCCGTGCGCGCGACCGTGTTCCGCGAGGGACACGACCAGCTCGGCGCGGAGGTGGTGGCGATCGACCCGCAGGGCACCCGCCGCGACCCCGTCCGGATGGTGCCCGACGGTGACCAGCCCAACCGCTACGTCGCCCACGTCACGCCCGACGTCGAGGGCGAGTGGACCTTCGAGGTGCACAGCTGGTCCGACGTGATCGGCACCTGGCAGCACGACGCCGGGATCAAGATCCCGGCCGGCGTCGACGTCGAGCTGATGTTCACCGAGGCCCGCCTGATCCTCGAGCGCGTCTCCGCCGCCACCGGCACCGAGGCGCTGAGCACGGCAGACGCCGAGGTCGTACGGGGCGCGGCCGCCGCGGCCGCGGACACCTCGCGCCCGGTCGGCGCGCGGCTCGCGGCGCTGCAGGACCCGGGCCTGTCCGCGGTGCTGCTCGCCCACCCGCTGCGCGACCTGCACACCGCGACCGGGCCGTTCCGCTTCCGGGCCGACCGCACCCGGGCGCTCTTCGGCAGCTGGTACGAGTTCTTCCCCCGGTCCGAGGGAGCGACCCGCGACCCCAGGACCGGCAAGGTCACCACCGGCACCTTCCGCACCGCGACCCAGCGGCTCGACGCGGTCGCGGCCATGGGCTTCGACGTGCTCTACCTGCCGCCGATCCACCCGATCGGCGAGGTCAACCGCAAGGGTCCGAACAACACGCTCACCCCCGGCCCGGACGACACCGGGTCGCCGTGGGCGATCGGCAGCAAGGACGGCGGCCACGACGCGATCCACCCCGACCTCGGCGACTTCGACGACTTCGACGCCTTCGTCGCCCGCGCCGGCGAGCTCGGCCTCGAGGTCGCGCTCGACCTCGCCCTGCAGGCCGCGCCGGACCACCCGTGGGTGACCACCCACCCGCAGTTCTTCACCACGCGCGCCGACGGCACCATCGCGTACGCCGAGAACCCGCCGAAGAAGTACCAGGACATCTACCCGATCAACTTCGACAACGACCCCTCCGGCATCTGCCGCGAGGTGCTGCGCGTCGTCAAGCTCTGGATGTCGCACGGCGTGCGGATCTTCCGCGTCGACAACCCGCACACCAAGCCGCTGGCCTTCTGGGAGTGGCTGCTCGCGGAGGTGCGGCGCACCGACCCCGACGTGCTGTTCCTGTCGGAGGCCTTCACCAAGCCGGCGATGATGCACGGCCTCGGCGCGATCGGCTACCACCAGAGCTACACGTACTTCACGTGGCGCACCGGCAAGCGCGAGATCGAGGACTACCTGCGCGAGGTGTCGTCGGAGTCCGACCACCTGATGCGGCCGAACTTCTTCGTCAACACCCCCGACATCCTCCACGCCTACCTGCAGTACGGCGGGCCGGCGGCGTTCAAGGTCCGGGCCGCGCTCGCCGCCACGGGCTCGCCGAGCTGGGGCGTCTACGCCGGCTACGAGCTGTTCGAGCACGTCGCGGTCAAGCCCGGGTCGGAGGAGTACCTCGACTCGGAGAAGTACCAGATCCGCATCCGCGACTGGGACAAGCGCGAGGCCGACGGCACGACGCTCGCGCCCTACCTCACCCGTCTCAACGAGATCCGGCGCCAGCACCCCGCGCTCCAGCTGCTGCGCAACCTCACTGTCCACTCCAGCGACGACGACCAGGTGCTGGTGTTCTCCAAGAAGGCTGCCCTGCCCGACGGGGGGGACGACGTCGTCATCAGCGTCATCAACCTCGACCCGCACGGCACCCGCGAGACGATGGTCCACCTCGACATGCCGGCCCTCGGCCTGGAGTGGCACGACTCGTTCGTCGCCCACGACGAGATCACCGGCGCCGACTGGAGCTGGAGCGCGCACAACTACGTACGCCTCGATCCCGGGTGGGAGCCCGCGCACGTCATCACCGTCAGGAGGACCCGTTGACCGAGCACCCGACCTCTGCCCAGATGCCGGCCGACGCCGGCGCAGCGACCGCGGTGCTCAACGCCGAGCCCGAGTGGTTCAAGACGGCGGTGTTCTACGAGGTGCTGGTGCGGTCGTTCCGCGACTCCAACGGCGACGGCACCGGCGACTTCAAGGGCCTGATCGAGAAGCTCGACTACCTCGAGTGGCTCGGCGTCGACTGCCTGTGGGTGCCGCCGTTCTTCACCTCGCCGCTGCGCGACGGGGGCTACGACGTCGCCGACTACAACAACATCCTCCCCGAGTGCGGCACGGTCGAGGACTTCCACGACTTCCTCGACGCCTGCCACCAGCGCGGCATCCGCGTGATCATCGACTTCGTCATGAACCACACGAGCGACGCGCACCCGTGGTTCCAGGCCAGCCGCAGCGACCCCGAGGGCCCCTACGGCGACTTCTACGTCTGGTCCGACACCGACGAGCTCTACCAGGACGCACGCGTCATCTTCGTCGACACCGAGCCGTCGAACTGGACCTGGGACCCGGTGCGCCAGCAGTACTACTGGCACCGGTTCTTCCACCACCAGCCCGACCTCAACTTCGACAACCCCAAGGTCCACGAGGCGATGCTGGACGCGATGGCGTTCTGGCTCGACATGGGCCTCGACGGCTTCCGCCTCGACGCCGTGCCGTACCTCTACGAGCGTCCCGGCACCAACGGCGAGAACCTGCCGGAGACCCACGACTTCCTGAAGAAGTGCCGTCGCTTCGTCGACGAGCACTACCCCGGCCGTGTCCTGCTGTGCGAGGCCAACCAGTGGCCGGCCGACGTGGTCGAGTACTTCGGGCCCGAGCAGACCGAGGACGGCCGCTGGGTCGGCACGGAGTGCCACATGGCGTTCCACTTCCCGGTGATGCCGCGCATCTTCATGGCCGTGCGCCGCGAGTCGCGCTTCCCGATCTCGGAGATCCTCGAGCAGACGCCGGAGATCCCCGACGGCTGCCAGTGGGGCATCTTCCTGCGCAACCACGACGAGCTGACCCTCGAGATGGTCACCGACGAGGACCGCGACTACATGTGGTCGGAGTACGCCCATGACCCGCGGATGAAGGCCAACATCGGCATCCGGCGCCGGCTCGCTCCCCTGCTGGACAACGACGTCAACCGGATGGAGCTGTTCACCGCGCTGCTGCTGTCGCTGCCCGGCTCCCCCGTCCTCTACTACGGCGACGAGATCGGGATGGGCGACAACATCTGGCTCGGCGACCGCGACGGCGTGCGCACCCCGATGCAGTGGACCCCCGACCGCAATGCCGGCTTCTCGTCCGCGACGCCCGGCAAGCTGCACCTGCCGGCGATCCAGGACCCGGTCTACGGCTACCAGTCGGTCAACGTCGAGGCCCAGCTGGAGAACACCTCCTCGCTGCTGCACTGGACCCGTCGCCTGGTCCACACCCGGCGCCGGCACCCGGCGTTCGGGCTCGGCGACTTCACCGACCTCGGCGGCTCCAACCCGAGCGTGCTGTCCTACGTCCGCGAGCACGCGCCCGAGGGCGGCGGGCCCGAGAGCCGCGACGTCATCCTGTGCGTCAACAACCTCTCCCGCTTCCCGCAGCCGGTCGAGCTCGACCTCCGGCAGTACGAGGGCATGGTGCCCGTGGAGCTCCTCGGCGGCGTCCCGTTCCCCGCCATCGGCGAGCTGCCCTACCTCCTGACCCTGGGCGGCTACGGCTTCCTGTGGCTCAGGCTCACCGAGGCGAGCACGGGGACGAGCCACATGGGCCAGATGGGGGCGGAGCAGTGACCGAGCAGATCGCAGCCTGGATCGGGGAGGCCCGCTGGTTCGGCGGCAAGGGCCGGGACTGGACCCTCGTCGACGTCCGTCGGGTGGGCGAGCTCCCCGACCCGCCAGCAGGCACGAGGGTCGCCATCGACCTGGCCGAGGTGGCCTACGCCGACGGCGACACCGAGCTCTACCAGGTGCCGCTGGCCTTCTACACCGAGCCGCAGGACCGCCTCGCGCACGCGCTCGTCTGCGAGTGGGACGACGACGAGCTCGGCCACACCTGGGTCTACGACGCGCTGCACGACCGCGAGGCGATGGCCCTGTGGCTGCGCGCGTTCGACGTCGCGGCCAACGCCACCCGCGGCCTGCTCCACTTCCACCGGGTGCCCGGCCACGACCTCGACCTCGAGGCCCACTCGACCCTCTTCTCCGGCGAGCAGTCCAACTCGTCGGTCGCGTTCGGCGACGACGCGCTGATGAAGGTGTTCCGCAAGGTCACCCCGGGCGTCAACCCGGACATCGCGATCCACCACGTGCTCACCGAGGCCGGCTCCACCCACGTGGCCGCCCTCTACGGCTGGCTCGACCTCGTCGACGAGGACACCGACACCACCATCCAGCTCGCGATGCTCCAGCAGTTCCTGCGCACCGCCAGCGACGGCTGGGACCTGGCCCTGGCGAGCGTGCGCAACCTCTTCGCCGAGGCCGACCTGCACGCCGAGGAGGTGGGCGGGGACTTCGCGGGGGAGGCCTCGCGCCTCGGCACCGCCCTCGCCGAGGTCCACGCCGACCTCGCCGCCCACTTCCCGCGCGAGCAGCGCGACCCCGCGGCGCTCGACGCCCTCGCCTCGGCGATGGAGGGCAGGCTCGACGCCGCCGTCGCGGTGGTGCCAGCCCTCTCGGCCTACGAGGACGGGCTGCGCCGCACGTACGCCCGGCTGCGCGAGCTCGACGGTGTCGAGGTCCAGCAGGTCCACGGCGACCTGCACCTCGGCCAGACCCTGCGCACCGTCAAGGGCTGGAAGATCGTCGACTTCGAGGGCGAGCCCGCCAAGCCGCTCGCCGAGCGCCTCGAGCCCGACTCGGTGTGGCGCGACGTGGCCGGGATGATCCGCTCCTTCGACTACGCGCCGCGGGTGACCGCCCTCACCGGCGGGGGCGCCGACGACGCCGAGACCGAGCAGCGCGCCTACCGCGCCGCGGAGTGGTCGGCGCGCAACCGGGCGGCGTTCCTCGAGTCGTACACCGAGCAGCGGGGTACCGGGCTCGACGAGGCGGCGAGCGCCCTGCTCGACGCCTACCTCGCGGACAAGGTCGTCTACGAGGCCGTCTACGAGGCACGCAACCGTCCGGGATGGCTCTCCATCCCGCTGGCAGCGCTGGAGGACACCGCATGAGCGAGCAGCAGACCACCGACACCCACGCCCCCGGCGAGCTCGACCTGCACCTGATCGGCGAGGGCCGGCACGAGGAGCTGTGGACGGTCCTCGGCGCGCAGGTCTCGACCGGCTCGACCGGCGAGGTGGAGGGAACCTCGTTCCGGGTCTGGGCCCCCAACGCGATGGAGGTCCAGGTCGCCGGCGAGTGGGCCGGCTGGGACGGCTCCGCCCACCCGATGGCCCGTCTCGACGGATCGGGCGTCTGGCACGTCCACGTGCCGGGGGTCGGCGTCGGCTCGCAGTACAAGTACCGCATCCGCGGCGCCGACGGGCAGTGGGTCGACCGCGCCGACCCGATGGCGCAGTGGGCCGAGAAGCCGCCGAGCTCGGCCTCGGTCGTGTGGCGCTCGCAGCACCAGTGGGGCGACCAGGACTGGCTGGAGGCACGCCGCGGCAAGCAGCCGGTCGACGAGGCGATGTCGGTCTACGAGGTGCACCTCGCGTCGTGGCGCAAGCACTACTCCGGCGACCTCTACGACTGGGACCAGATCGCCGACGCGCTGGTCCCCTACGTCTCCGGCCTCGGCTTCACCCACGTTGAGTTCATGCCGGTCATGCAGCACCCCTTCGGCGGCTCGTGGGGCTACCACGTCACGTCCTACTTCGCCGCCGACTCCCGCTTCGGCGACCCCGACGGCCTCAAGCGGCTCATCGACCGGCTGCACCAGGCCGGCGTCGGCGTGATCCTCGACTGGGTCCCCGGCCACTTCGCCACCGACGAGTGGGCGCTCGCCCGCTTCGACGGCACCCCGCTCTACGAGGACCCCAACCCCCAGCGCGGCTGGCACAAGGAGTGGGGCTCGCACATCTTCAACTTCGGCCGCAACGAGGTGCGCAACTTCCTCTACGCCAACGCCGTGTTCTGGCTCGAGGAGTTCCACGCCGACGGTCTGCGCGTCGACGGCGTCGCATCGATGCTCTACCTCGACTACGCCCGCGAGCACGGCGAGTGGTCGCCCAACGTGCACGGCGGCCGGGAGAACCTCGAGGCGGTGCAGTTCCTCCAGGAGATGAACGCCACCGTCTACAAGCGCGTCCCCGGCATCGTCACGATCGCCGAGGAGTCGACCGCGTGGCCGGGCGTCACCGGCCCCACGAGCGAGGGCGGCCTCGGCTTCGGCTTCAAGTGGAACATGGGCTGGATGCACGACTCCCTGACCTACATGGCCAAGGACCCGCTCTACCGCAGTCACCACCACGGCCAGATGACGTTCTCGCTGGTCTACGCCTTCGCCGAGAACTACGTGCTGCCGATCAGCCACGACGAGGTCGTGCACGGCAAGGGCTCCCTGCTGCGCAAGATGCCCGGCGACCGCTGGCAGCAGCTGGCGAACCTGCGGGCGTACCTCGCCTTCATGTGGGCCCACCCCGGCAAGCAGCTGCTCTTCATGGGCTGCGAGATCGGCCAGGAGTCCGAGTGGGCCGAGAGCCGCGAGCTCGACTGGTGGCTGCTCGAGCACCCGGAGCACGCCGGCGTGCACGCGATGGTCCGCGACATGAACGCCGCCTACACCGCCTCGGGTGCGCTGTGGGGACGGGACAACGACCCCGCCGGCTTCCAGTGGGTCGACGCGAACGACGCGGGCCGCAACACGTTCTCGTTCGTGCGCCGCTCCCCCGGCGAGCCCGACGTGGTGTGCGTGTCGAACTTCGCCGGCCAGCCGCACGAGGGCTACCGCCTCGGGCTGCCCTCGGCAGGCACGTGGACCGAGGTCCTCAACACCGACGCGTCGGCCTACCACGGCTCCGGCGTCGGCAACCTCGGCTCGATCACCGCCGTCGAGGGCGAGCACGTGGGTCAGCCCGCGCACGCCGACGTCGTCGTCCCGCCCCTCGCGACGGTCTGGTTCCGCAAGGCGGACTGAGCCTGCGGACCTGACACACCCCGCATCGTCGTGATGTTTCACCATGGGATGTCGTCCAGTGTGCACTTCCCTCATGCTCCTTCGTGAGGGAAGTGCAGTGCTTCTCGACATCCCCAGGTGAAGCAGCGCAGGTGCGGGATCGCGCCAGAATCCGCCCACAGCGCGCTCGGCACGAGCGTCGTCCACAGGCGATGGGGTACGACGCTGGTGTGGGCGAGCCCGGTCGCCGACCGTGAGCGCCATGGACCCCTTGCGTGCGATCTGCCTCGAGCTCGGCTTCTTCACCCGTGCCCACGCCCGTGAAGCGGGCTACGACGAGCGCGCCATCGATGCGGCCGCTCGCTCCCGACGGTGGCTCCGCATCCGCCGTGGGTACTACACGTTCCCGGACATCTGGCAGACGGCCTCTCCGGAGGAGCGCCACCTCATGAGGTGCCGGGCGGTCCTGGACTCTCTCGGCGACTCGGTCGCGCTGAGCCACACGTCCGGCTGCGTAGCGGCCAAGATCGAGGTCTGGGGCCTGTCCCTCGACAAGGTGCACGTGACCCGGCTGGACGGCGGCGCGGGACGCATCGACCGCGATGTCGTCCACCATGAAGGGCTGGTGACCGAAGACGAGGTCGGGGAGATCGACGGCATGCGTGTGCTGGCGCCTGCACGTTGCGCGCTCGAGGCAGGGTCCGTCGCCACATCGGAGAGCGCTCTGGTCGTCCTCAACTCTGCGTTGTTCCGTCGCAGGTGCACGTCCGACGAGATCGCCAACCAGTTCGACGTGATGGCGCACTGGCCGCGGGTGCGCCACCTCCACGTCCCGGTCCGCATGTCAACCGATCGCGCCGAGTCGGTCGGAGAGTCGCGGAGTCTCTGGCTGTTCTGGACCCAGCACATCCCCACACCGGTGCTCCAGCTCGAGGTCTATGACCGTTCGGTCCTCGTGGGACGCACCGACTTCGGGTGGCCGAAGCTCCGCCGGCAGGGACTCGGCGAGTTCGACGGCAAGGTGAAGTACGGGCGACTCCTCGAGCCGGGCCAGCATCCGGGTGAGGTGGTCTTCGAGGAGAAGAAGCGGGAGGACCGTCTCCGCGAGGTCACGGGAGCCTGGATGCTCCGGATCATCTGGTCGGACCTCGACCACCCGGACGACACGGCTGCGCGCCTGCGCCGCCTGATGGCGCGCGCCTCCTGAGGACACCCGACGCCCCGTTGCTCTGTCGTGGGATGTCGCCGAATGTGCGCTCCCCTCACGCTCCTTCATGAGGGATGCGCGGTAGTGCCCGACATCCCATGGTGGAGCAACGACGAGGGGTACGCACCGCCGTCCGGGGTGACCTCGGACTGGCTAGGGTGGCCCGGTGCCTGACCAACAGCCCACGCTGACCGACGGGACCGTGACGCTGCGGGCCTGGCGCGACGACGACGTCGCCGAGGCGGTGGCCGGGCACGACGAGGAGATGGCGCTCTGGTTCGGCTGGGACGCCGACGACGTCACCGAGCAGACCCACCGCGACGCGGTCACCCGGTGGCACGAGCGCTACGCGGCGGGCGAGCAGGCGTCGTTCGTCGTGGAGCACGCCGGCGCGATCGTGGGCAGCGTCGAGGCGACCCGTCAGGGAGACGC
This region of Nocardioides palaemonis genomic DNA includes:
- a CDS encoding alpha-1,4-glucan--maltose-1-phosphate maltosyltransferase, whose amino-acid sequence is MVGRIPVMDVSPVVDLGRQAAKATVGEPMPVRATVFREGHDQLGAEVVAIDPQGTRRDPVRMVPDGDQPNRYVAHVTPDVEGEWTFEVHSWSDVIGTWQHDAGIKIPAGVDVELMFTEARLILERVSAATGTEALSTADAEVVRGAAAAAADTSRPVGARLAALQDPGLSAVLLAHPLRDLHTATGPFRFRADRTRALFGSWYEFFPRSEGATRDPRTGKVTTGTFRTATQRLDAVAAMGFDVLYLPPIHPIGEVNRKGPNNTLTPGPDDTGSPWAIGSKDGGHDAIHPDLGDFDDFDAFVARAGELGLEVALDLALQAAPDHPWVTTHPQFFTTRADGTIAYAENPPKKYQDIYPINFDNDPSGICREVLRVVKLWMSHGVRIFRVDNPHTKPLAFWEWLLAEVRRTDPDVLFLSEAFTKPAMMHGLGAIGYHQSYTYFTWRTGKREIEDYLREVSSESDHLMRPNFFVNTPDILHAYLQYGGPAAFKVRAALAATGSPSWGVYAGYELFEHVAVKPGSEEYLDSEKYQIRIRDWDKREADGTTLAPYLTRLNEIRRQHPALQLLRNLTVHSSDDDQVLVFSKKAALPDGGDDVVISVINLDPHGTRETMVHLDMPALGLEWHDSFVAHDEITGADWSWSAHNYVRLDPGWEPAHVITVRRTR
- the treS gene encoding maltose alpha-D-glucosyltransferase, with the translated sequence MPADAGAATAVLNAEPEWFKTAVFYEVLVRSFRDSNGDGTGDFKGLIEKLDYLEWLGVDCLWVPPFFTSPLRDGGYDVADYNNILPECGTVEDFHDFLDACHQRGIRVIIDFVMNHTSDAHPWFQASRSDPEGPYGDFYVWSDTDELYQDARVIFVDTEPSNWTWDPVRQQYYWHRFFHHQPDLNFDNPKVHEAMLDAMAFWLDMGLDGFRLDAVPYLYERPGTNGENLPETHDFLKKCRRFVDEHYPGRVLLCEANQWPADVVEYFGPEQTEDGRWVGTECHMAFHFPVMPRIFMAVRRESRFPISEILEQTPEIPDGCQWGIFLRNHDELTLEMVTDEDRDYMWSEYAHDPRMKANIGIRRRLAPLLDNDVNRMELFTALLLSLPGSPVLYYGDEIGMGDNIWLGDRDGVRTPMQWTPDRNAGFSSATPGKLHLPAIQDPVYGYQSVNVEAQLENTSSLLHWTRRLVHTRRRHPAFGLGDFTDLGGSNPSVLSYVREHAPEGGGPESRDVILCVNNLSRFPQPVELDLRQYEGMVPVELLGGVPFPAIGELPYLLTLGGYGFLWLRLTEASTGTSHMGQMGAEQ
- a CDS encoding maltokinase N-terminal cap-like domain-containing protein, whose amino-acid sequence is MTEQIAAWIGEARWFGGKGRDWTLVDVRRVGELPDPPAGTRVAIDLAEVAYADGDTELYQVPLAFYTEPQDRLAHALVCEWDDDELGHTWVYDALHDREAMALWLRAFDVAANATRGLLHFHRVPGHDLDLEAHSTLFSGEQSNSSVAFGDDALMKVFRKVTPGVNPDIAIHHVLTEAGSTHVAALYGWLDLVDEDTDTTIQLAMLQQFLRTASDGWDLALASVRNLFAEADLHAEEVGGDFAGEASRLGTALAEVHADLAAHFPREQRDPAALDALASAMEGRLDAAVAVVPALSAYEDGLRRTYARLRELDGVEVQQVHGDLHLGQTLRTVKGWKIVDFEGEPAKPLAERLEPDSVWRDVAGMIRSFDYAPRVTALTGGGADDAETEQRAYRAAEWSARNRAAFLESYTEQRGTGLDEAASALLDAYLADKVVYEAVYEARNRPGWLSIPLAALEDTA
- the glgB gene encoding 1,4-alpha-glucan branching protein GlgB, giving the protein MSEQQTTDTHAPGELDLHLIGEGRHEELWTVLGAQVSTGSTGEVEGTSFRVWAPNAMEVQVAGEWAGWDGSAHPMARLDGSGVWHVHVPGVGVGSQYKYRIRGADGQWVDRADPMAQWAEKPPSSASVVWRSQHQWGDQDWLEARRGKQPVDEAMSVYEVHLASWRKHYSGDLYDWDQIADALVPYVSGLGFTHVEFMPVMQHPFGGSWGYHVTSYFAADSRFGDPDGLKRLIDRLHQAGVGVILDWVPGHFATDEWALARFDGTPLYEDPNPQRGWHKEWGSHIFNFGRNEVRNFLYANAVFWLEEFHADGLRVDGVASMLYLDYAREHGEWSPNVHGGRENLEAVQFLQEMNATVYKRVPGIVTIAEESTAWPGVTGPTSEGGLGFGFKWNMGWMHDSLTYMAKDPLYRSHHHGQMTFSLVYAFAENYVLPISHDEVVHGKGSLLRKMPGDRWQQLANLRAYLAFMWAHPGKQLLFMGCEIGQESEWAESRELDWWLLEHPEHAGVHAMVRDMNAAYTASGALWGRDNDPAGFQWVDANDAGRNTFSFVRRSPGEPDVVCVSNFAGQPHEGYRLGLPSAGTWTEVLNTDASAYHGSGVGNLGSITAVEGEHVGQPAHADVVVPPLATVWFRKAD
- a CDS encoding type IV toxin-antitoxin system AbiEi family antitoxin domain-containing protein, which gives rise to MDPLRAICLELGFFTRAHAREAGYDERAIDAAARSRRWLRIRRGYYTFPDIWQTASPEERHLMRCRAVLDSLGDSVALSHTSGCVAAKIEVWGLSLDKVHVTRLDGGAGRIDRDVVHHEGLVTEDEVGEIDGMRVLAPARCALEAGSVATSESALVVLNSALFRRRCTSDEIANQFDVMAHWPRVRHLHVPVRMSTDRAESVGESRSLWLFWTQHIPTPVLQLEVYDRSVLVGRTDFGWPKLRRQGLGEFDGKVKYGRLLEPGQHPGEVVFEEKKREDRLREVTGAWMLRIIWSDLDHPDDTAARLRRLMARAS